One stretch of Amycolatopsis sp. 195334CR DNA includes these proteins:
- a CDS encoding CoA transferase subunit A produces MADAVAAFVHDGDTVALEGFTHLIPTAAGHEIIRQGRRDLTVVRMTADIVVDQLLAGGCVRKLVSSFVGNSSAGSLGELRRRIERADPEPLEFEEYSHYGMICRYLAGAQRLPFYPLRSYAGSDLPSVNPGLRKVRSPYEDEQVYVVPPVNPDVTIVHAQRADRSGNTQVWGLTGIQAEAVYAAKKAVVVVEEVVDDDVIRRDPNRTLIPAHAVDAVVACPRGAHPSFAQGYYDRDNAFYRGWSAISADPVRLRDWLAEWVLGTRDHTEYVAKLGERYWADLAVDEAMSLPVNYGRRR; encoded by the coding sequence ATGGCCGACGCCGTCGCCGCCTTCGTGCACGACGGCGACACCGTCGCGCTCGAAGGCTTCACGCACCTGATCCCGACCGCGGCGGGGCACGAGATCATCCGGCAGGGCCGCCGCGACCTCACCGTGGTCCGGATGACCGCGGACATCGTGGTGGACCAGCTGCTCGCCGGCGGCTGCGTGCGCAAGCTGGTGTCGTCGTTCGTCGGCAACTCGTCCGCGGGCTCGCTCGGGGAACTGCGGCGGCGGATCGAACGCGCCGACCCCGAACCGCTGGAGTTCGAGGAGTACAGCCACTACGGCATGATCTGCCGCTACCTCGCCGGGGCGCAGCGGCTGCCGTTCTACCCGCTGCGCTCGTACGCGGGCAGCGACCTGCCCTCGGTCAACCCCGGCCTCCGCAAGGTTCGCTCGCCGTACGAGGACGAGCAGGTGTACGTGGTGCCACCGGTGAATCCCGACGTGACGATCGTCCACGCCCAGCGCGCCGACCGGTCGGGCAACACCCAGGTCTGGGGGCTGACCGGGATCCAGGCCGAGGCGGTCTACGCGGCGAAGAAGGCGGTCGTGGTGGTCGAGGAGGTGGTCGACGACGACGTGATCCGCCGCGATCCCAACCGCACGCTCATCCCCGCGCACGCGGTCGACGCCGTGGTGGCCTGCCCGCGTGGCGCGCACCCGTCGTTCGCGCAGGGCTACTACGACCGGGACAACGCGTTCTACCGCGGCTGGTCGGCGATCAGCGCGGATCCGGTGCGGCTGCGCGACTGGCTGGCGGAGTGGGTGCTGGGCACCCGCGACCACACCGAGTACGTGGCGAAGCTGGGCGAACGGTACTGGGCGGATCTCGCCGTGGACGAGGCGATGAGCCTGCCGGTGAACTACGGACGGCGGCGGTGA